Proteins encoded within one genomic window of Prosthecochloris marina:
- a CDS encoding SAM-dependent methyltransferase has protein sequence MSLHLNTAFLLHSIDAWEQDREKRFNLASLTESFHESVPILDFLDWKITAVKRGYTETVLPLTPNASNQHISHQAALMLLAADYTGGLALASLLHMVPVIGFWPSLNDSAAYMWGAKAFIHWFAPSCHNLTCKAKIEKDKWDHLAKRFANSDKVVVTIPIKMFNGEKLVAEADFTYWTQDINGMKRNAFDVTKINALYEYKTKTTAKLIAGLRALEQEKPNRERRFDDPYAFMLAGKHGITLARRFSINTPQLQNMVAARTLHLDKIVTQFSKKTDLFNVVNIGVGYDSRFWRLNIENAFIYDLDLPVMLNERKRIFDYCKNKMTQSIDIDLQFQPIDVALREKCKFDPFLPTFFIWEGGSMYFQDEDINTIFASIKKIMSYGSCIWFDYVSKDLIEDATSIKEAEEFMKNMRKMGESFINGYNNIRILAEKHHLKIQQDICSGTVLNTEEAIYKHYGFCTLRGE, from the coding sequence ATGAGTCTCCACCTTAACACTGCATTCCTACTGCACTCAATTGATGCATGGGAACAAGATCGTGAGAAACGATTCAATCTTGCTTCTTTGACAGAATCTTTTCATGAATCAGTCCCTATACTGGACTTTCTTGACTGGAAAATCACAGCCGTTAAACGTGGTTACACAGAAACCGTCCTCCCTTTAACCCCCAACGCATCGAATCAGCACATTTCTCATCAGGCAGCTTTAATGCTTCTTGCTGCCGATTATACAGGAGGCCTTGCTCTTGCATCTCTACTGCACATGGTACCTGTAATTGGCTTCTGGCCATCTTTGAATGATAGTGCCGCCTATATGTGGGGAGCAAAAGCCTTTATTCATTGGTTTGCTCCCAGTTGCCACAATTTGACCTGCAAAGCAAAAATCGAAAAAGACAAATGGGATCATTTAGCAAAAAGGTTTGCAAATAGTGACAAAGTAGTAGTTACTATTCCGATCAAAATGTTTAACGGTGAAAAGCTTGTCGCAGAAGCTGACTTCACTTACTGGACGCAGGATATTAATGGTATGAAAAGAAATGCCTTTGATGTTACTAAAATCAATGCACTCTACGAGTACAAAACAAAAACAACCGCAAAACTTATTGCCGGTCTACGGGCATTGGAACAGGAAAAACCTAATAGAGAAAGACGATTTGATGATCCTTACGCTTTCATGTTGGCAGGTAAACACGGCATTACCCTAGCCAGACGTTTTAGTATAAATACTCCGCAACTGCAAAATATGGTTGCGGCAAGAACACTGCACCTCGACAAAATCGTAACACAATTCTCTAAGAAAACAGACCTCTTTAATGTCGTGAATATAGGTGTAGGTTATGACAGTAGATTTTGGCGATTGAATATTGAAAACGCTTTCATTTATGACCTTGATTTACCAGTCATGTTGAACGAAAGAAAACGGATTTTCGACTACTGCAAAAATAAAATGACACAAAGCATTGATATCGATCTCCAGTTCCAACCTATAGATGTAGCATTACGCGAAAAATGCAAGTTCGATCCTTTTCTACCGACCTTCTTTATCTGGGAAGGAGGATCAATGTATTTTCAGGATGAAGACATCAACACCATTTTTGCATCTATCAAAAAAATAATGTCTTACGGCTCCTGTATCTGGTTCGACTATGTATCCAAAGATCTTATAGAGGATGCTACCAGCATCAAAGAAGCTGAAGAATTCATGAAAAATATGCGTAAAATGGGAGAATCATTCATTAATGGTTATAATAACATCCGTATTCTTGCCGAAAAACATCATCTCAAAATACAACAGGATATCTGTTCAGGAACCGTATTGAACACTGAAGAGGCTATCTACAAACATTATGGTTTTTGTACTCTTAGAGGAGAATAG
- a CDS encoding PolC-type DNA polymerase III, whose amino-acid sequence MQKALADSVVVLDFETTGLSPQYGDRAIEIGAVWLEEGRIVERFQKLMNPGFRISRFIEGYTGITNEMLSGQPRCEEVMAEFSEFIDGRNIVAHNASFDKRFLDSELKRVNRAYKGDCCCSLLVSRRVFQNSPNHKLQTLLSHAGVPKTGDFHRALADAEMTAYLWLSMIERIRRQYRISEVSFDQMSELSKIDKLYTHRYLTSLADTSEI is encoded by the coding sequence ATGCAGAAGGCGTTGGCGGATAGTGTTGTGGTATTGGATTTCGAGACGACAGGATTGTCGCCGCAGTACGGGGATAGGGCCATCGAGATCGGGGCGGTGTGGCTCGAAGAGGGGAGGATTGTCGAGCGTTTTCAGAAGCTGATGAACCCGGGATTCCGCATCAGTCGGTTTATTGAGGGGTATACCGGTATTACCAACGAAATGCTCAGTGGCCAGCCGCGGTGTGAAGAGGTGATGGCCGAGTTTTCGGAGTTCATTGATGGCCGTAATATTGTCGCCCACAATGCGTCGTTCGACAAGCGTTTTCTGGATTCAGAACTGAAACGGGTGAACCGGGCATACAAGGGCGACTGTTGCTGCTCGCTGCTTGTGTCGAGAAGGGTGTTTCAAAATTCACCGAACCACAAGTTGCAGACGCTGTTGTCGCATGCGGGTGTGCCGAAGACGGGAGATTTTCACCGTGCGCTTGCCGATGCCGAGATGACGGCGTATCTGTGGTTGTCGATGATCGAGCGGATTCGCAGGCAATACAGGATTTCCGAAGTATCCTTCGACCAGATGAGCGAGCTTTCGAAAATCGACAAGCTTTATACTCATCGGTATCTTACTTCTCTTGCAGACACAAGCGAAATATAG
- a CDS encoding HAD family hydrolase produces the protein MKYKLLVFDFDGTLADSEVSIMESLRLVAEDFGLSGVDKENARRSIGLSLQHTIEVGLGLEPRQVPEAVELYRKHYNEVAFGLTCLFPGVKETLDLLRQDFLLAVASSKSKHGLVAMMRHLGIFERFSFIAGAQDVQQGKPAPDMVLLALEALNVLAGESLVIGDTIYDIEMGQRAGADTCAVTYGNNSTEELRSLNPTFLIDSFESVVSLVQA, from the coding sequence ATGAAATATAAGTTGCTGGTTTTTGATTTTGACGGGACGTTGGCTGATAGTGAGGTAAGTATCATGGAGTCCCTTCGGCTGGTGGCAGAGGATTTCGGGCTTTCGGGGGTTGATAAGGAAAATGCCCGGCGGAGTATCGGTCTGTCACTGCAGCATACGATTGAGGTAGGGCTTGGGCTTGAGCCTCGGCAGGTGCCGGAGGCGGTCGAGTTGTACCGAAAGCACTACAATGAGGTTGCCTTCGGGTTGACGTGTCTGTTTCCAGGGGTGAAAGAAACGTTGGACCTGTTGCGACAGGATTTTCTACTTGCGGTTGCGTCCAGCAAAAGCAAACACGGTCTTGTGGCCATGATGCGGCATCTCGGGATTTTTGAACGTTTCTCGTTTATCGCCGGAGCGCAGGATGTGCAACAGGGAAAGCCGGCTCCCGATATGGTTTTGCTTGCATTGGAAGCTCTGAATGTTCTCGCGGGCGAGTCTTTGGTTATAGGTGATACAATTTATGATATCGAAATGGGGCAGCGGGCAGGTGCGGATACCTGTGCGGTTACCTATGGAAACAATTCCACGGAAGAACTTCGTAGTCTCAACCCAACGTTTCTGATCGATTCGTTCGAAAGCGTTGTATCGTTAGTACAGGCTTGA
- a CDS encoding DinB family protein: protein MINTLSLFKDFARYTGWADAMVFSSIRKCPDAGNDESVLVKLRHNHMVQHAFLNVFEQEFFDPEATRSLDMAELEQFAMNLHRRAASYHEALEPDMLDAVIELPWAQQFGEKIGFEVRKTTLAELLVQVFSHTTYHRGQVNARLRELGTTPPVTDFIVWVWANKPAASWQG, encoded by the coding sequence ATGATAAATACTCTTTCACTTTTCAAGGATTTTGCCCGTTATACAGGCTGGGCAGATGCGATGGTGTTTTCCTCTATCAGAAAGTGCCCGGATGCCGGTAATGATGAGTCCGTGCTTGTGAAACTCCGGCACAACCATATGGTGCAGCATGCATTCCTCAATGTCTTCGAGCAGGAGTTTTTCGACCCTGAAGCAACTCGTTCGCTTGACATGGCTGAGCTCGAACAGTTCGCTATGAACCTGCATCGGAGAGCTGCAAGCTACCACGAAGCGCTTGAGCCGGATATGCTCGATGCTGTCATTGAGCTGCCCTGGGCGCAGCAGTTTGGTGAGAAAATCGGATTCGAGGTGCGGAAAACAACACTTGCAGAGCTTCTTGTGCAGGTATTCTCGCATACAACCTATCATCGTGGGCAGGTAAACGCGAGGCTTCGGGAGCTTGGTACAACTCCACCCGTGACCGATTTTATCGTCTGGGTCTGGGCGAATAAACCTGCTGCGTCATGGCAAGGTTAG
- a CDS encoding GNAT family N-acetyltransferase — protein sequence MNLEVVVRDETQRDVPVITQVTIEAFREMEISDHTEQFVTEALRSAGALTVSLVAEVGGRVVGHIAFSPVTFSDGTPDWYGLGPVSVLPEYQRQGIGRALIREGLSRLKKIGALGCCLVGHPEYYRRFGFVNPVGLMHKGVPQDVFFVLPFGEHTPEGIVTFHKAFEADGR from the coding sequence ATGAATCTTGAAGTTGTTGTCAGAGATGAAACGCAGCGTGATGTTCCTGTGATAACCCAGGTTACTATCGAGGCGTTCAGGGAGATGGAAATCAGCGATCATACGGAGCAGTTCGTAACCGAGGCATTGCGTTCCGCAGGAGCATTGACTGTATCCCTCGTGGCTGAAGTAGGTGGGCGTGTGGTAGGGCATATTGCATTTTCACCCGTGACTTTTTCGGATGGTACTCCTGATTGGTATGGTCTTGGACCCGTATCGGTCCTGCCGGAGTACCAGCGGCAGGGTATCGGTAGGGCTTTGATTCGGGAAGGACTGTCACGACTGAAAAAGATAGGGGCCTTAGGGTGTTGTCTTGTTGGGCATCCTGAGTATTATCGGCGATTCGGGTTTGTTAATCCGGTGGGACTTATGCATAAGGGGGTACCGCAGGATGTTTTTTTTGTTTTGCCTTTCGGGGAGCATACACCAGAGGGGATCGTTACGTTCCATAAGGCATTCGAGGCTGATGGCCGTTGA
- a CDS encoding cell wall hydrolase, protein MKKLINIFKERTKAIPAEKAKALGGAVALAGLFSIGFMIKSHISPQPRQKLERRNNEYVKTLQSDEIEWLARNIYHEARGESWEGMLAVGVVTLNRVKSADYPDTIEEVVKEYKQFSWFWDGLPDRVGDRAAWKKAKTAAAEVMLNPDLPLAKKLEGVTHYHADYVSPYWAGAKKEVTTIGRHVFYM, encoded by the coding sequence ATGAAAAAACTGATAAACATATTCAAGGAACGAACCAAAGCTATTCCTGCAGAAAAGGCAAAAGCTCTCGGCGGAGCCGTTGCGCTCGCCGGGCTTTTTTCGATAGGTTTTATGATAAAAAGTCATATTTCGCCACAGCCTCGCCAGAAGCTTGAGCGGCGCAATAACGAATATGTAAAAACCCTTCAGAGCGATGAAATCGAATGGCTTGCCCGCAATATCTACCATGAAGCCCGGGGGGAATCATGGGAGGGTATGCTTGCTGTCGGCGTAGTGACTCTCAATCGCGTCAAATCAGCGGATTATCCTGATACGATTGAAGAAGTAGTCAAGGAGTACAAGCAGTTCAGCTGGTTCTGGGACGGTTTACCGGACAGGGTAGGAGATCGTGCAGCCTGGAAAAAGGCAAAAACGGCGGCGGCTGAAGTCATGCTCAATCCTGACCTTCCTCTTGCAAAGAAGCTCGAAGGTGTTACGCATTATCATGCCGATTATGTTTCTCCCTACTGGGCTGGAGCTAAAAAAGAGGTCACCACGATCGGGAGGCATGTGTTTTACATGTAA
- a CDS encoding aminoacyl-histidine dipeptidase — translation MSEDILRLEPQEVWKYFYSLTKVPRPSGHEEKVRSFIADFGKNLGLETTVDDIGNIVIRKPAVTGLESREGVVLQAHLDMVPQKNGNTDHDFEHDPIEAVIDGDWVRADGTTLGADNGIGVAAAMAVLASTTLVHGPIEALFTCEEETGMTGAFGLKAGQLRGGILMNLDSEDEGELFIGCAGGLEVTVILDYDKRPVPEGHAGFMIGVSGLKGGHSGMDIHLGRGNANKIMNRLLYYGHERHGLKLASIEGGTLRNAIPRESKATVVVPAEQSRCFLDELAMFSQIVQRELAVVDSGLRVITVPVETPEYIIENSVVSRFLHMFYALPDGVMRMSDEVPGLVETSNNLAVVASCDGALKVECLLRSSVDSARDDLGIMIRSVARLAGAEPVLSGSYPGWKPDPESTILKSMRDVYKAKFGKAPEIKAVHAGLECGIIGSTYPGLDMISFGPTIRYPHSPDEKVHIASVGKFWNFLVEALRNVPEV, via the coding sequence ATGAGTGAGGATATTCTCAGATTGGAACCACAGGAGGTCTGGAAATATTTCTACAGTCTGACCAAGGTGCCTCGTCCCTCCGGCCATGAAGAAAAAGTCAGGTCGTTCATTGCTGATTTCGGTAAAAATCTCGGATTGGAAACCACCGTTGACGATATTGGCAACATCGTCATCCGGAAACCCGCCGTTACGGGCTTGGAAAGCCGTGAGGGTGTTGTTCTGCAAGCTCATCTCGACATGGTACCGCAGAAGAACGGTAATACGGACCATGATTTTGAGCACGATCCGATCGAGGCGGTAATCGACGGCGATTGGGTGCGTGCCGATGGGACTACCCTTGGAGCCGATAACGGCATCGGGGTTGCAGCTGCAATGGCAGTGCTTGCATCTACAACACTGGTACATGGTCCCATAGAGGCATTGTTTACCTGTGAAGAGGAGACAGGCATGACCGGCGCTTTCGGCTTGAAGGCCGGACAACTGAGAGGCGGAATTCTGATGAACCTGGATTCGGAAGATGAAGGTGAGCTGTTTATAGGGTGTGCCGGCGGTCTCGAGGTTACAGTGATCCTCGATTACGACAAACGTCCTGTCCCCGAAGGGCATGCGGGATTCATGATCGGGGTTTCGGGATTGAAGGGGGGGCACAGTGGCATGGACATTCATCTTGGGCGCGGAAACGCTAACAAGATCATGAATCGCCTTCTTTACTATGGTCATGAGCGCCATGGCCTGAAGCTGGCCTCGATCGAGGGCGGCACTCTCCGTAATGCCATCCCTCGTGAATCGAAGGCGACCGTTGTTGTCCCTGCCGAACAGTCCCGGTGTTTTCTTGACGAACTTGCAATGTTTTCTCAAATCGTACAACGCGAACTTGCAGTAGTGGATTCAGGGCTTCGTGTCATAACGGTTCCTGTCGAGACGCCAGAATACATTATCGAAAATTCTGTCGTTTCCCGCTTTCTTCATATGTTCTATGCGTTGCCGGACGGCGTGATGCGCATGAGCGACGAGGTGCCCGGTCTTGTGGAGACTTCCAACAACCTTGCTGTTGTTGCTTCTTGCGATGGAGCGTTGAAGGTTGAATGTTTGCTGAGAAGCTCGGTTGACTCGGCCCGGGACGATCTTGGAATCATGATCCGAAGTGTTGCCAGGCTTGCCGGAGCAGAACCGGTGCTCAGTGGAAGCTATCCAGGTTGGAAACCCGACCCCGAGTCAACGATTCTCAAAAGCATGCGGGATGTCTACAAAGCGAAATTCGGAAAAGCCCCGGAGATAAAAGCGGTTCATGCTGGTCTGGAATGTGGAATTATCGGGTCTACCTATCCTGGGCTCGACATGATTTCTTTTGGTCCGACTATTCGTTACCCTCATTCTCCGGATGAGAAGGTTCACATCGCCTCTGTAGGAAAATTCTGGAATTTCCTCGTGGAAGCGCTCAGAAACGTACCTGAAGTGTGA
- a CDS encoding zinc metallopeptidase, producing the protein MFYFDPLYFLFALPPLLLGLWAQFRVKSAFNKYSQVTLANRISGAQAARMILDRSGLGNVDVEETRGMLSDHYDPRSKKLRLSEQVYELPSIASVGVAAHEAGHALQDKKGYIPLQIRSAMVPAVSIGSNLGPIIFIVGMFIAGSFGTTLAWTGILLFAATALFALVTLPVEFDASKRAKEILVSQGIVSRQELKGVNAVLDAAALTYVAAAAQAIMQLLYFITIMNRRN; encoded by the coding sequence ATGTTTTATTTCGATCCTTTATACTTTCTATTCGCGCTTCCCCCCCTGCTCCTGGGCCTCTGGGCACAGTTCAGGGTAAAATCGGCATTCAATAAATATTCCCAGGTCACTCTTGCAAACCGCATCAGCGGAGCGCAGGCTGCCCGTATGATTCTCGACCGAAGCGGTCTCGGCAATGTAGATGTTGAAGAAACACGCGGCATGCTTTCTGACCATTACGATCCGCGCAGTAAAAAGCTGCGCCTGAGCGAACAGGTTTACGAGCTTCCCAGTATCGCCTCCGTCGGTGTAGCCGCCCATGAGGCAGGACACGCCTTGCAAGACAAGAAAGGATACATTCCTCTTCAAATACGTTCAGCTATGGTACCGGCCGTTTCCATTGGCAGCAACCTCGGGCCGATCATTTTCATTGTCGGCATGTTCATTGCGGGATCTTTCGGAACGACTCTTGCCTGGACAGGAATACTGCTCTTTGCAGCAACGGCTCTTTTTGCGCTGGTAACCCTGCCGGTCGAGTTTGACGCAAGCAAACGGGCCAAAGAAATCCTCGTTTCGCAAGGCATTGTTTCCAGACAAGAGCTTAAAGGAGTCAATGCCGTGCTCGATGCTGCAGCTCTCACCTACGTTGCCGCAGCGGCACAGGCCATCATGCAGTTGCTTTACTTCATTACGATAATGAACCGGCGAAACTAA
- a CDS encoding SDR family NAD(P)-dependent oxidoreductase — MEHILITGASSGIGKVFAEEYASRGNNLILVARSREKLDALANTLSNTYGVDVRTFQQDLSFPDSAEKVFDFCKREQLVVRTLVNNAGFALDGAFDAQPLESHEKMITLHTLTLIKLTYLFLPEMKHRNQGEILNLSSITAFQGIPYNAVYAATKAFVLSFSESIREELKDSGIRILALCPGLTETDIFDKTGIDPHKTLMPVGPPEQVVKAAINALQKNKLYTVPGFANKILVQSGRLLPRSVMLKLAMVLNRRKKSKIKHSQPNDPLQTP, encoded by the coding sequence ATGGAACACATATTGATAACCGGAGCCTCATCGGGAATTGGAAAAGTTTTTGCGGAAGAGTATGCATCCCGCGGAAACAATCTCATCCTTGTCGCCCGATCAAGAGAAAAACTCGATGCCCTCGCAAACACTTTAAGCAACACGTACGGCGTTGATGTCCGAACGTTCCAACAGGATCTTTCCTTTCCAGACAGCGCGGAGAAGGTTTTTGACTTCTGCAAACGTGAACAGCTTGTGGTAAGAACGCTGGTAAACAATGCAGGTTTCGCCCTTGACGGAGCCTTTGACGCTCAACCTCTTGAAAGTCATGAAAAGATGATCACGTTGCACACTCTCACGCTCATCAAGCTCACGTATCTTTTTCTGCCTGAAATGAAACACAGAAATCAGGGAGAAATTCTCAACCTCTCTTCGATCACAGCTTTCCAGGGCATTCCGTACAACGCAGTTTATGCTGCCACAAAAGCATTCGTTCTCAGTTTTTCAGAATCGATCAGAGAGGAACTCAAAGACTCAGGCATACGGATCTTGGCTCTTTGCCCTGGACTAACCGAAACCGATATTTTCGATAAAACCGGAATTGATCCTCACAAGACGTTAATGCCTGTCGGGCCACCCGAACAGGTCGTAAAAGCGGCAATAAATGCTTTACAAAAAAACAAACTCTATACCGTCCCCGGGTTTGCAAACAAGATTTTGGTACAAAGCGGACGTCTGCTTCCGAGATCTGTCATGCTGAAACTTGCAATGGTTCTCAACAGACGAAAAAAATCCAAGATAAAACACTCACAACCCAATGATCCCCTGCAAACCCCATAA
- a CDS encoding NfeD family protein translates to MFAFILSLGVVFNICDLSYAARDDGRKVVYLLSLQGTVNPGSADFFERAIDEAEKQGAHAVLVELDTPGGLVSSLRSMIQRVLASRVPIIVYVAPQGAQSASAGALLTISAHVAAMSPGTEIGAASPVGLGGGGGEGDDTMKKKAENDLAAFARSIAEERGRNADWAEKAVRESIASSANEALKEGVIDFVAADRNELFAMLDGKQVETIDGEVTLDLKAAIVEEFTPTLQEQILIKLADPNLAYIFIMVGLAGLYFELANPGSIFPGVLGAISLLLALFALQALPVNVVGLLLIVLAVVFFGLELFVASGGILAIAGLVALFVGSLMLFNTAESGVSISMAVFLPVYISVSAAMLVIIWLVAKSTRMKLTSGPEQLLGEEGRVIHGISPGEPGKVFVHGEIWEAVSDEVIPEKEAVRVNGLKGLVLQVTKKQEKA, encoded by the coding sequence TTGTTTGCGTTCATATTATCGCTTGGGGTTGTTTTCAACATTTGCGATTTGTCTTACGCAGCAAGGGACGATGGCCGAAAGGTAGTGTACCTGCTGTCTCTTCAGGGTACGGTGAATCCAGGCAGTGCTGATTTTTTCGAACGTGCCATTGATGAAGCTGAAAAACAGGGCGCTCATGCAGTACTGGTTGAACTCGATACACCAGGCGGTCTGGTTTCTTCCCTGCGCAGTATGATCCAGCGTGTTCTTGCGTCGCGTGTTCCGATAATTGTCTATGTGGCTCCCCAGGGAGCGCAGTCAGCTTCAGCGGGGGCTCTTCTGACTATTTCCGCTCATGTTGCTGCGATGTCGCCTGGAACGGAGATCGGTGCAGCAAGCCCGGTCGGTCTTGGCGGTGGAGGGGGTGAGGGTGATGACACCATGAAAAAGAAGGCGGAGAATGATCTGGCGGCATTTGCCAGGAGCATAGCCGAAGAGCGGGGCAGAAATGCGGACTGGGCCGAAAAAGCGGTGCGCGAGAGCATTGCTTCCAGCGCGAATGAAGCGCTGAAAGAGGGTGTGATCGATTTTGTTGCTGCCGACCGTAACGAACTTTTTGCCATGCTGGACGGCAAGCAGGTTGAAACGATCGATGGTGAGGTGACGCTTGACTTGAAGGCTGCCATTGTGGAAGAGTTTACACCAACCTTGCAGGAACAGATTCTTATCAAACTGGCTGATCCTAATCTTGCCTATATTTTTATCATGGTTGGTTTGGCCGGGCTTTATTTCGAGCTTGCCAATCCCGGTTCGATATTCCCGGGTGTGCTGGGAGCGATTTCTCTTCTCCTTGCGCTTTTTGCACTTCAGGCTTTACCGGTCAATGTTGTTGGCTTGTTGCTTATTGTACTTGCTGTAGTGTTTTTTGGGTTGGAGCTTTTCGTGGCAAGTGGAGGAATCCTTGCCATAGCAGGTCTTGTTGCATTGTTTGTCGGGTCTCTCATGCTTTTTAATACCGCTGAAAGTGGTGTATCCATTTCCATGGCGGTATTCCTGCCGGTGTATATCAGCGTTTCGGCAGCTATGCTCGTCATTATTTGGCTGGTAGCAAAATCGACGAGAATGAAATTGACTTCCGGCCCTGAACAGCTGCTTGGCGAGGAAGGTAGGGTGATTCACGGGATCTCGCCTGGTGAGCCTGGAAAGGTTTTTGTTCACGGTGAGATTTGGGAGGCGGTGAGCGATGAGGTGATTCCGGAAAAGGAGGCTGTAAGGGTGAACGGCTTGAAAGGGCTTGTGTTACAGGTAACCAAAAAACAGGAGAAGGCATAA
- a CDS encoding slipin family protein: protein MSTINLIPIIFLAVAFLVSAIKILREYERAVIFRLGRVIGSKGPGIIILIPFIDKMVRIDMRTVTLDVPPQDVITKDNVTVKVSAVVYFRVIDSIKAIVDVEDFHFATSQLSQTTLRSTCGQGELDHLLSERDEINERIQAILDKDTEPWGVKVSKVEIKEIDLPIEMQRAMAKQAEAERERRSKIINAEGEFQAAKRLNEAAAIIAENPSALQLRYLQTLQDIAAENNSTTIFPIPIDLLRPFMEKGGGK from the coding sequence ATGTCAACCATCAATCTTATACCAATCATTTTTCTTGCAGTGGCGTTTCTTGTTTCTGCAATCAAAATTCTAAGAGAGTACGAACGAGCCGTAATATTCAGGCTCGGGCGTGTTATCGGTTCAAAAGGGCCTGGAATCATTATTCTTATTCCTTTTATCGATAAAATGGTGCGGATCGATATGCGTACTGTTACCCTGGATGTTCCTCCTCAGGACGTCATCACAAAAGATAATGTCACGGTCAAAGTAAGCGCAGTGGTCTACTTCAGGGTAATCGATTCCATCAAGGCTATTGTCGATGTCGAAGATTTTCATTTTGCGACCTCTCAGCTTTCTCAAACGACCCTCAGAAGCACATGCGGTCAGGGGGAGCTGGATCACTTGCTTTCTGAAAGGGATGAGATCAACGAACGGATCCAGGCAATTCTCGACAAGGATACGGAGCCCTGGGGTGTGAAGGTGAGCAAGGTGGAAATCAAAGAAATTGACCTTCCGATAGAAATGCAGCGCGCTATGGCCAAGCAGGCGGAAGCCGAGAGAGAGAGACGTTCAAAGATTATCAATGCCGAAGGTGAGTTTCAGGCTGCAAAACGTCTGAACGAAGCTGCTGCGATTATTGCTGAAAACCCCAGTGCTTTACAGTTGAGGTATTTGCAGACACTCCAGGATATTGCAGCAGAAAACAACTCAACGACGATTTTCCCCATACCGATCGATCTTCTGAGACCTTTCATGGAAAAAGGAGGAGGGAAGTGA
- a CDS encoding universal stress protein has protein sequence MIKIRRILCPVDFSEASRKAVRYAHEFAKGMGASLVLLNVVEPRPMAVDMSLSYVPLEEDLEKAAKEDLEEIIRTEREKGIEVQADVQIGTPSETILEKAEELDVNLIIVGSHGKTGLSRILMGSVAESVVRKAKCPVLIVKAEEKEFIEEGE, from the coding sequence ATGATAAAAATCCGTAGAATTCTTTGTCCGGTTGATTTTTCCGAAGCATCCCGAAAGGCTGTACGTTATGCCCATGAGTTTGCCAAAGGAATGGGAGCGTCGCTTGTTCTGCTTAATGTTGTCGAACCCAGACCGATGGCGGTTGATATGTCTCTTTCCTATGTTCCGTTGGAAGAGGATCTTGAAAAAGCAGCCAAAGAGGACCTTGAAGAAATCATACGGACCGAGCGTGAAAAGGGTATTGAAGTGCAAGCCGATGTACAAATCGGTACGCCTTCCGAAACCATTCTTGAAAAAGCAGAGGAGCTCGATGTCAACCTGATTATTGTCGGTTCTCATGGAAAAACAGGATTGAGCCGGATCCTTATGGGTAGCGTTGCCGAGTCTGTGGTGCGCAAGGCGAAATGCCCTGTTTTAATCGTCAAGGCAGAGGAAAAGGAGTTTATCGAGGAGGGCGAATAA